In Erigeron canadensis isolate Cc75 chromosome 1, C_canadensis_v1, whole genome shotgun sequence, a single window of DNA contains:
- the LOC122607163 gene encoding 2-alkenal reductase (NADP(+)-dependent), whose translation MEKKEDELVGKTAENKKVVLKNYVNGTPIETDMEVRKHGNPIKLEAPKASVLVKNLYLSCDPYMRGRMQDFHKSYVPPFSPGSAIEGFGVSKVVDSDDPNFKRGDLVTGLTSWEEYSVIRNTGQLRIIQQDDGIPLSYHVGLLGMPGFTAYAGFYEVCAPKKGEYVYVSAAAGAVGQLVGQLAKLHGCYVVGSAGTSQKVEILKNKLGFDEAFNYKEELDLEATLARYFAQGIDIYFDNVGGPMLDAALGNMRVHGRVAVCGMVSQNSRTDTQSFRNMFGLISKRITIKGFLQSDFLHLYSRFLEDITGYYKQGKIVYIENMNDGLESAATAFVGLFSGKNVGKQVIRVASE comes from the exons ATGgagaaaaaagaagatgaattAGTAGGAAAAACAGCAGAAAACAAGAAAGTAGTACTAAAAAACTACGTAAATGGAACTCCAATAGAAACAGATATGGAAGTACGGAAACATGGAAATCCAATCAAACTGGAAGCTCCAAAAGCAAGTGTTTTAGTCAAGAATCTGTATCTATCATGTGATCCTTACATGCGTGGCCGTATGCAAGACTTCCATAAATCCTATGTCCCTCCTTTCTCCCCTGGATCT GCGATAGAGGGGTTTGGGGTGTCAAAAGTGGTGGATTCTGATGACCCAAATTTTAAAAGAGGGGACTTGGTAACAGGGCTTACAAGTTGGGAAGAATATAGTGTCATCCGAAACACCGGACAACTGAGAATTATCCAACAAGATGATGGAATCCCTCTATCTTACCATGTTGGTCTTCTAG GTATGCCAGGGTTTACAGCTTATGCTGGTTTTTACGAGGTTTGTGCTCCTAAGAAAGGAGAGTATGTTTATGTATCTGCAGCTGCTGGAGCCGTGGGACAGCTTGTTGGTCAACTTGCCAAGCTACATGGATGCTATGTGGTTGGAAGTGCTGGCACAAGCCAAAAG GTAGAAATTTTGAAGAATAAGCTTGGATTTGATGAAGCGTTTAATTACAAAGAAGAATTAGACCTTGAAGCAACTTTGGCCAG GTATTTTGCTCAAGGAATTGATATATACTTTGATAATGTCGGTGGACCTATGCTTGATGCAGCACTTGGAAACATGAGAGTCCATGGCCGTGTAGCCGTCTGTGGGATGGTTTCTCAGAATAGTCGAACTGATACACAAAGTTTTAGGAACATGTTTGGTCTTATATCAAAGCGTATAACAATTAAGGGATTCCTTCAAAGCGATTTCTTGCACTTATACTCCCGGTTTTTGGAAGATATTACTGGTTACTACAAGCAGGGAAAGATTGTATATATTGAAAACATGAATGATGGTCTTGAAAGTGCTGCAACTGCTTTTGTTGGACTATTTTCCGGCAAGAATGTTGGTAAGCAAGTGATCCGTGTGGCTAGCGAGTAA
- the LOC122607170 gene encoding uncharacterized protein LOC122607170 — protein MAAYQDAWRVCHPDFKRPFSSLEDACERLLPYHVVADYEAEEDDRILDSDTTGLALSRSQQWDHNIANKVAEFTETFEKQVLAFNIISKKQAIGEFRSEERLFLEQQLLEEERQALVEARVELESKQQAGRQAQAASLQTMARAEPQAHAELMTRGPIRAGAMGDYEVVDQDQEVNLDEMMNMWVNNMQRDGNDPSDDFLNDEERENVVTGVESGWRGGGVFDLNTR, from the exons ATGGCGGCGTATCAGGATGCTTGGCGTGTTTGTCATCCCGATTTCAAACGTCCTTTTTCATCTCTAGAAGATGCATGCGAAAG GCTGCTACCTTACCATGTGGTAGCAGACTATGAAGCAGAAGAAGATGATAGAATCCTTGATTCCGACACTACAGGACTCGCATTATCTCGCTCTCAACAATGGGATCACAACATTGCTAACAAAGTGGCCGAATTTACTGAAACGTTTGAAAAACAAGTGTTGGCCTTCAACATCATTTCCAAAAAACAAGCCATAGGGGAATTCAGATCAGAAGAACGACTATTTCTTGAACAACAACTTCTTGAAGAAGAAAGGCAAGCGTTAGTTGAAGCAAGGGTGGAATTGGAATCAAAACAACAGGCAGGGCGACAAGCTCAAGCTGCTAGTCTGCAGACTATGGCTCGGGCTGAGCCACAAGCTCATGCTGAGCTGATGACTAGGGGACCAATAAGGGCTGGTGCTATGGGGGATTATGAAGTAGTTGACCAAGATCAAGAAGTCAACCTTGATGAAATGATGAATATGTGGGTGAATAATATGCAGAGAGATGGAAATGATCCATCTGATGATTTTTTAAATGATGAAGAAAGGGAAAATGTGGTTACCGGTGTTGAAAGTGGTTGGCGTGGAGGAGGTGTATTCGATTTGAACACCAGATAG